The genomic interval AGCTCGTATTCCTCGTTGGTCAGGATCAGCCGGATGCGTCCCTTGATCACATGGAGCACATCCACGTCGCAGTCCACGGCGTACAGCTCAGCTTCGCCGCGGCCGTGCGGCTCAATGACGGCCTGGATGATCTGGATGCGCCGTTCGGAACGGGCAGTCAGCAGCCGCTCCACGATGCCCTCGCCGCCCAGGGAGATCCGTGGGCCTTCGTCCCTCTTGGTCAGGTGGGTTTCCGGGGCCACAAACAAGTCGCCGATCGAGATGGACAAGACCTGGCACAGGGTCACCAGCGACGCGACAGACGGCGACGTAAGGTCACGTTCCACGCGGCTGAGGAAGCCCTTGGTCAGGCCGGTGGCGTCGGCAACCTGCTCGATGGTCAGCCGCTGCGACTGCCGGGCGGCACGGATTCGGGAACCGATGGCAACGGGAACGTTGCTCGGCTCAACTGGCAGTGCCTTCATGTGCGGACCTTTCGTGGCCGGCGGTGCGGCCCCATCTCTGGAGCAATCCTAATGGCCAGCCGGCCCGTGTGACGTGGCGGACGCCGCGTCGAACAGCAGACAGTACGGCCGACCTTGACTGTTGCGTCGGTCACAGCATACGCTTTTGGGCAACAAGTGTTGTCTCTGAGGCAATATTTGAGGAACTCTTCCTCCCAATTCCACAAGAGCAGCGGAAAACCGGCCTCCCCAGCAGCGCCGCCGGGATTCCAGAAACACTGCAGATCAGCTCCAAGGAGCCCCAAATGGACGCTAACTTCGTCAACATCGCCATCGTGGTGGTGTACCTCATCGCCATGCTGGCCTTCGGCTGGTGGGGCAAGTCCCGCACCAAGAACAACAGCGACTTCCTGGTGGCCGGCCGCCGCCTCGGCCCCCTGCTCTACACCGGCACCATGGCCGCCGTCGTCCTGGGCGGTGCCTCCACCGTCGGCGGCGTCGGCCTGGGCTACAAGTTCGGCATCTCCGGCATGTGGCTGGTGGTCGCCATCGGCGCGGGTGTGCTCCTCCTGAGCCTGCTCTTCGCCGGCACCATCCAGCGGCTGAAGATCTACACGGTCTCCCAGATGCTCAGCCTGCGCTACGGCCAGCGCGCCACGCAGACCTCCGGCATCGTGATGCTGGCCTACACACTGATGCTCTGCGCCACCTCCACCGGCGCCTACGCCACCATCTTCGTGGTCCTGTTCGACTGGGAGCGTTGGCTCGCCATCGCAGTCGGCGGCGCCATCGTCCTGGTCTACTCCACCATCGGCGGCATGTGGTCCATCACCCTGGCCGACCAGGTGCAGTTCATCATCAAGACCGTGGGCATCTTCGCCCTGATGCTGCCGTTCACGCTCAACGCCGCCGGCGGCTTCGACGGCATCCGCAGCCGCGTTGACGCCAGCTTCTTCCAGCTTGATGGCATCGGCATGCAGACCATCATCACGTACTTCGTGGTCTACACCCTGGGCCTCCTGATCGGCCAGGACATTTGGCAGCGCGTCTTCACCGCCAAGACCCCCACCGTGGCACGCTGGGGCGGCGCAACGGCCGGCGTCTACTGCATCCTGTACGGCGTCGCCGGTGCCCTGATCGGCCTGGCCGCCCGCGTGGCCCTGCCCGACATCGACGTCGCCAACCTCGGCAAGGACGTTGTCTACGCCGAGGTCGCCACCCAGATCCTGCCGATCGGCATCGGCGGCCTGGTCATGGCCGCCGCAGTCGCCGCCATGATGTCCACCGCCTCCGGCGCCCTCATCGCAGCCGCCACGGTGGCCCGCGCCGACGTGGTGCCGTTCGTGGCCAGCTGGTTCGGCAAGACGATCAACACCGACGACACCGAAAACCCCGAGCACGACGTCAAGGCCAACCGCTACTGGGTCCTGGGCCTGGGCATCGTGGCCGTGCTGATCTCCATGGCGGCGCAGGACGTCGTGGTGGCACTGACCATCGCCTACGACATCCTGGTGGGCGGCCTGCTGGTGGCCATCCTCGGCGGCCTGGTCTGGAAGCGCGGCACCGGCATCGCAGCCGCCTGGTCCATGGCCGTTGGCTCGGTCCTGACCCTGGCACTGCTGATCATGTACGCCGTCGGGGTCATCCCCAGCGTTGACGGCGTCTACGCCAACGAACCCATCTACTGGGGCCTCGGCGCCTCGCTGGTTTCCTACATCGTGATCTCGCTGCTCACGCCCCCCACGGACCCCGAGGTCCGCGAGGCCTGGGAGAAGCGGGTCGCGGGAGCGGTCACCGAAGAGCTGCCCATGGAGGCCCACCCGGTCGCCAGCCACCCGAGCCACTAATCTCGACAGGCTCGATCACCGGAGATAACAGGCCCGATCACCGGCGGCCACTGAGCCCGCAGCTTCACTGAGTTAAGTACGACGGCGGCACTCCCCTTCGCTTCACCGCGAACCGGAGTGCCGCCGTCGTACGTTCTATTCGGTTCCGCGGAACTCGTCCTCATCGAGTGGAACCACGCGCTCCTCGGCGTCGACTGCCACCGGGACCGTGGGAACCACCACCTTTTCGGCGTCCAGGAATTCGTCTTCGGAGTCCCAGTCGTCTGCGCGGGCCGGTACGTCCTCGGCGTAGTCATAAGCGGGATCCGATTCGACGGATTCCAGGTGCGGCATGTCCGGGTGCTGTCCGGTGGTGCTCATGGTTCGACCTCCGATTGTTCGCCTGACGTGCTCTGTTGATGGGCGCCGCCGGTGGGCACAGGCAGTCACCACTCCTTCATCACAGCACCGCCGGTGGGCCCGGTCAAGAGCCGCAGCAACCCCTCCGGACACCTCCGGCGGACCGTCGTATTTTGAGGGAAACCTAAACTCCGCAGTGAGGGCAGCCAGCCGAAAATCCGCGGAATTCCGCGGTAAGCTGGGCGGTGCAATGGGGCCGAACCATGCCCATCCAGCACAGGAGCCTTGTGTGTCTCAGCACCCCAATCCCAGCCAAGCCCGGCCCGCGGAATCCATTCCATCCGCGCCGCAGCCCACGCCCGCCGACATCCGCCGGTGGCGGCAGTACCTGGCAGACGAACGGGCAGAGGCCGCCGTCTACCGCGATCTCGCCCAAAACCGCGACGGCGAAGAACGTGCCATCCTGCTGGCCCTCGCCGAAGCCGAGGGGCGGCACGAGGCCCACTGGCTGCGGCTCCTCGGCGACCACGCCCAAAAGTCCCGGCCGGCGTCCCTCCGCAGCCAGTTCCTGGGCTTCCTGGCCCGCCATTTCGGCTCCGTTTTCGTCCTGGCCCTGGCCCAGCGCGCTGAAGGCCGCTCCCCCTACGCCCTGGATCCCAATGCCACGGACGCCATGGCAGCGGACGAACAGATCCATGAAGAAGTAGTCCGAGGCCTGGCAACCCGTGGCCGCAACCGGCTTGCCGGGACGTTCCGTGCCGCCGTTTTTGGCGCCAATGATGGCCTGGTCAGCAACCTTTCGCTCGTGGTGGGCATGGCCGCTTCCGGAGTGGCGAGCGGCGTGGTGCTGCTCAGCGGCGTGGCAGGGCTCCTCGCCGGTGCCATGTCCATGGCCGCGGGCGAGTTTGTCTCCGTGCGGTCCCAGCGCGAGCTCCTGGCAGCCACGCGTCCCACCCAGATCACCCTCGCGGCCGCCCCGAAACTGGACATCGAACACAACGAACTGATGCTCGTCTACCTGGCGCGCGGGATGTCCCACGAAGCGGCCGAACACCGTGTGGCCGAACGCATGGGGCTGCTGAGCTGCGACTGCGATCCCAGCCTGTCGCTCCAGCCGGAGCTGCCGGAGGCGGAGGACCAGCACGAGGCTGTGGGCACCGCGTGGGGCGCGGCGCTGTCCAGCTTCTGCTTTTTCGCATCCGGCGCCGTGGTCCCCATCCTGCCGTTCCT from Pseudarthrobacter sp. SSS035 carries:
- a CDS encoding helix-turn-helix domain-containing protein, encoding MKALPVEPSNVPVAIGSRIRAARQSQRLTIEQVADATGLTKGFLSRVERDLTSPSVASLVTLCQVLSISIGDLFVAPETHLTKRDEGPRISLGGEGIVERLLTARSERRIQIIQAVIEPHGRGEAELYAVDCDVDVLHVIKGRIRLILTNEEYELSTGDTVTFPGREPHTWVNPTDEAVEVLWVLVPAASR
- a CDS encoding sodium:solute symporter, which codes for MDANFVNIAIVVVYLIAMLAFGWWGKSRTKNNSDFLVAGRRLGPLLYTGTMAAVVLGGASTVGGVGLGYKFGISGMWLVVAIGAGVLLLSLLFAGTIQRLKIYTVSQMLSLRYGQRATQTSGIVMLAYTLMLCATSTGAYATIFVVLFDWERWLAIAVGGAIVLVYSTIGGMWSITLADQVQFIIKTVGIFALMLPFTLNAAGGFDGIRSRVDASFFQLDGIGMQTIITYFVVYTLGLLIGQDIWQRVFTAKTPTVARWGGATAGVYCILYGVAGALIGLAARVALPDIDVANLGKDVVYAEVATQILPIGIGGLVMAAAVAAMMSTASGALIAAATVARADVVPFVASWFGKTINTDDTENPEHDVKANRYWVLGLGIVAVLISMAAQDVVVALTIAYDILVGGLLVAILGGLVWKRGTGIAAAWSMAVGSVLTLALLIMYAVGVIPSVDGVYANEPIYWGLGASLVSYIVISLLTPPTDPEVREAWEKRVAGAVTEELPMEAHPVASHPSH
- a CDS encoding VIT1/CCC1 transporter family protein yields the protein MGPNHAHPAQEPCVSQHPNPSQARPAESIPSAPQPTPADIRRWRQYLADERAEAAVYRDLAQNRDGEERAILLALAEAEGRHEAHWLRLLGDHAQKSRPASLRSQFLGFLARHFGSVFVLALAQRAEGRSPYALDPNATDAMAADEQIHEEVVRGLATRGRNRLAGTFRAAVFGANDGLVSNLSLVVGMAASGVASGVVLLSGVAGLLAGAMSMAAGEFVSVRSQRELLAATRPTQITLAAAPKLDIEHNELMLVYLARGMSHEAAEHRVAERMGLLSCDCDPSLSLQPELPEAEDQHEAVGTAWGAALSSFCFFASGAVVPILPFLFGLTGVTALVVAAVLVGLALLATGGIVGLLSGTSPLTRGLRQLGIGLGAAAVTYVLGLAFGTVVG